A region from the Cannabis sativa cultivar Pink pepper isolate KNU-18-1 chromosome 9, ASM2916894v1, whole genome shotgun sequence genome encodes:
- the LOC115724042 gene encoding uncharacterized protein LOC115724042, producing MKPSTIIKKNKSVNKLRFGHRKRKSRKAAIANTSNNQNVITLKLLIDTKKKRVLFAEGGKYFTDFLFSLLSMPVGTIIRLLSTDIGMVGTLGKLYQSLENLSDTYIQSNVDKDILLKPKSSALGQSSNLLSLTNDDHDITSHELYSCGKKSNNYSSGLGSHRSTKKYSCPNKYVADDPKATCPDCGSLLNKVLNFVPPPNSTEVGSSSSSSSRSNDDVGIVKGLVTYMIMDDLEVKPMSSISSIALLNTFNVKEIGALQEKIVSVGINEGLRLLKASLLTKTVLTHVFLGN from the exons ATGAAGCCATCtacaatcataaaaaaaaataaaagtgtaaaCAAATTGAGATTCGGTCACAGAAAGAGAAAATCAAGAAAAGCAGCCATTGCAAACACAAGTAATAATCAAAATGTTATTACACTCAAGTTGTTAATCGATACAAAGAAGAAAAGGGTTTTATTTGCTGAAGGAGGAAAATACTTCACTGattttctcttctctcttctcTCCATGCCAGTTGGTACCATCATAAGGCTCTTGTCCACCGATATTGGCATGGTTGGTACCTTAGGAAAACTCTATCAAAGCTTAGAGAATCTAAGTGATACTTACATCCAATCTAATGTCGATAAGGATATTCTTCTTAAGCCAAAGTCTTCTGCCCTAGGACAATCTTCAAATCTTCTCTCATTGACTAATGATGATCATGATATCACATCTCATGAGCTCTACTCTTGTGgtaaaaaatctaataattatTCTAGCGGACTTGGTTCTCATCGTTCAACCAAAAAATATTCTTGTCCTAACAAGTATGTAGCTGATGATCCAAAAGCCACTTGCCCTGATTGTGGAAGTTTGCTCAATAAGGTTCTGAATTTTGTGCCACCCCCTAATTCTACCGAAGTgggatcatcatcatcatcatcttctagGTCTAATGATGATGTAGGTATTGTGAAAGGATTGGTTACTTATATGATTATGGATGATCTTGAAGTGAAACCTATGTCTTCTATATCAAGCATTGCTTTACTTAACACTTTCAATGTTAAGGAGATTGGTGCTCTTCAGGAGAAGATTGTTTCGGTTGGTATCAATGAG GGTTTGAGATTGTTGAAGGCTTCCCTGTTGACTAAAACGGTTCTTACTCATGTGTTCTTGGGGAATTAG
- the LOC115723148 gene encoding uncharacterized protein LOC115723148 encodes MASSTSSPNIITLKLLINTKEKRVLFAEAGKDFTDFLFSLLSMPIGTIIRLLSTNGMVGTLGKLYQSLENLSETYIQSNVNKDTLLKPKSSSSSFVLLPLLLLTNTNTTTTNSSSSSATPTNNVKQIFSCGTGYQCNSSPFNTYSSCRKYVSDDSKAICPNCKSFINKMLTYVPPPLPPNNNNNVGLSSSSSSSLSSGVNNDHHQVGIVKGVVTYMIMDDLEVKPMSTISSIALLNTFNVKEVGALEEKTVSLGINEGLRLLKASLETKTVLTHVFLGK; translated from the exons atggcaAGTTCTACTAGTTCTCCAAATATTATCACACTAAAGTTGCTGATCAATACAAAGGAGAAAAGGGTTTTATTTGCTGAAGCTGGAAAGGATTTCACTGATTTTCTATTCTCTCTTTTATCAATGCCAATTGGTACCATCATAAGGCTTTTATCTACCAATGGTATGGTTGGTACCTTAGGTAAACTCTATCAAAGCTTAGAAAATCTAAGTGAAACTTACATACAATCTAATGTCAATAAGGATACCCTTCTCAAACCCAagtcatcatcatcttcatttGTCCTTTTACCACTTCTCTTATTGACCAATACTAatactactactactaatagtagtagtagtagtgctACACCTACCAATAATGTAAAACAAATCTTTTCTTGTGGTACAGGTTACCAATGTAATAGCAGTCCTTTTAATACATACTCCTCTTGTCGTAAATATGTATCTGATGACTCAAAAGCCATTTGCCCTAATTGTAAAAGTTTCATCAATAAGATGTTGACTTATGTGCCACCACCATTAccccctaataataataataatgttggcttatcatcatcttcatcatcttcatTATCATCTGGGGTTAATAATGATCATCATCAAGTTGGTATTGTGAAAGGAGTGGTTACTTATATGATTATGGACGATCTTGAAGTGAAGCCAATGTCTACTATCTCAAGCATTGCTTTACTTAACACTTTTAATGTTAAGGAGGTTGGTGCCCTTGAGGAGAAGACTGTTTCCCTTGGTATTAATGAG GGTTTGAGGTTGCTGAAGGCTTCTTTGGAGACAAAAACAGTTCTTACTCATGTGTTCTTGGGAAAATAG